The Candidatus Dadabacteria bacterium genome includes a window with the following:
- a CDS encoding type II toxin-antitoxin system VapB family antitoxin, which translates to MATNLAIDPQLLDRALEVGGEKTKKATVNRALWEFIARREQERLLELFGKLDWDDEYDYKRERTRR; encoded by the coding sequence ATAGCTACAAACTTGGCGATAGACCCACAACTGCTTGACAGGGCGCTTGAAGTCGGTGGCGAGAAAACGAAGAAGGCAACCGTCAACAGGGCCTTATGGGAGTTCATTGCACGGCGTGAGCAGGAACGCTTGCTTGAGCTGTTCGGCAAACTCGACTGGGACGACGAGTACGACTACAAGCGGGAACGGACGCGCCGGTAA
- a CDS encoding Eco57I restriction-modification methylase domain-containing protein, whose protein sequence is MAESGVKERGAVTTRREVVDFILDLTEYTTDKVLYKQRLLEPSFGDGEFLLAAVERLLATWRNSEIPDTALQDAICAVELHHPTFERTRERLDNILSREKLTAETRVALLNRWLTQGDFLLESINGHFDYVVGNPPYVRHEMIPDVLMKEYRRRFTTIFDRADIYIPFIEKSLSLLSKDGTLGFICADRWMKNRYGGPLRKLVAENYRLKFYVDMVDTPAFNSDVIAYPAITIISKEPSGPTRLARQPEISVDGLAALSQKMLSQEPADTEDVEEISGVAAGTEPWILESFDRLALVRRIEREFPSLKDAGCDVGIGVATGADKFFIAPFDALDVEEDRKLPLVTTRDIVSGQVRWQGYGVINPFDDEDGLVSLDDYPKLADYLRRYEHEIRKRHISRKSPHSWYRTIDRIYPALAKQPKLLIPDIKGEAQIVYEDGIFYPHHNLYYITSKRWDLKVLQAVLQSGVAELFVNTYSTKMRGGYLRFQAQYLRRIRIPFWKDVPEHLRCELATTVKNRDIGKRNEAIFELYGMKGNERLAFCGTGN, encoded by the coding sequence ATGGCGGAAAGCGGGGTAAAAGAGCGCGGTGCAGTTACAACCCGTCGCGAAGTAGTGGACTTCATCCTTGATCTGACGGAATACACAACTGACAAGGTGCTTTACAAGCAGCGCCTGCTTGAACCTTCTTTCGGCGATGGCGAATTCCTCCTGGCTGCCGTGGAACGTCTTCTGGCCACTTGGCGCAATTCTGAAATTCCCGACACTGCCCTGCAAGATGCTATCTGTGCGGTGGAATTACATCACCCCACCTTTGAAAGAACTCGCGAGCGTTTGGACAATATTCTCTCCCGGGAAAAACTCACGGCAGAGACGCGGGTCGCATTACTGAACAGGTGGTTAACTCAAGGAGACTTTCTTTTGGAATCTATAAACGGCCATTTTGATTATGTGGTCGGCAATCCGCCTTATGTAAGACATGAAATGATTCCCGACGTCTTGATGAAGGAATACCGACGTCGGTTTACCACGATCTTCGACCGCGCGGACATATATATCCCATTCATTGAAAAATCCCTGTCGCTATTGTCCAAAGATGGAACACTGGGATTTATCTGCGCGGACAGGTGGATGAAAAACCGATACGGGGGACCTCTTCGTAAACTGGTGGCAGAAAATTATCGCTTAAAATTCTACGTGGACATGGTTGATACACCTGCCTTCAATTCCGATGTTATTGCCTATCCGGCGATAACAATCATCTCCAAAGAACCCTCAGGCCCAACTCGTCTCGCCCGCCAACCTGAGATCAGCGTTGACGGTCTGGCCGCTTTATCTCAGAAGATGTTGTCCCAAGAACCAGCCGATACAGAAGACGTGGAGGAAATTAGCGGAGTCGCAGCAGGGACCGAACCATGGATATTGGAGTCCTTTGACAGATTGGCTTTAGTACGGCGGATTGAACGAGAGTTTCCTTCGCTCAAAGATGCTGGCTGCGATGTGGGAATCGGAGTAGCCACAGGTGCGGACAAGTTTTTCATCGCACCGTTTGACGCACTTGACGTTGAGGAGGACCGCAAGCTTCCCCTTGTCACTACGCGCGACATTGTCTCGGGACAAGTGCGGTGGCAGGGATACGGGGTCATTAACCCGTTTGATGATGAAGATGGTCTTGTCTCTTTAGACGACTACCCGAAGCTAGCAGACTATCTTAGGCGCTACGAGCATGAAATCAGGAAACGTCATATCTCCAGAAAGAGTCCGCATAGCTGGTACAGAACAATTGACCGCATCTATCCGGCACTGGCAAAACAGCCGAAACTGCTGATTCCGGACATCAAAGGGGAAGCGCAGATAGTATACGAAGACGGGATATTTTACCCGCACCATAATCTCTACTACATAACCTCGAAACGGTGGGATTTGAAGGTGCTGCAGGCCGTTTTGCAATCAGGTGTTGCCGAACTGTTCGTAAACACCTACTCAACGAAAATGCGCGGAGGATATCTCCGTTTTCAGGCTCAGTACCTGCGTCGCATACGCATACCGTTCTGGAAAGATGTGCCGGAACATCTTCGTTGTGAACTTGCCACCACAGTTAAAAACAGGGACATCGGTAAACGTAATGAAGCAATCTTCGAGTTATACGGAATGAAGGGAAATGAGCGTCTTGCCTTCTGCGGAACCGGAAACTGA
- a CDS encoding IS110 family transposase, with the protein MKNHESLFFAGIDWGRNSHQVCVVDREGSVIGEKSFKHSGGGLLEMAQWMRKISDSEVCDIAAAIEVNHGPVVESLVEQGFRVYSINPKQLDRFRDRFCVSGAKDDRRDALVLASALRTDRYHFRFIEPQDPNVIILREFNRTREELTAEHTRLVNRLRGLLFRYYPQFGELLGKKVSAWHLELWELMPCPDSTKGKRVSTVKNLLRRNGVRRFNAKEVLRVLHDKKIELNDATTESCVWHIRKIIERMKVIDRQIKETEDSIKQIVETMNSKLKTEGQGPTDIEILISIPGVGHVVLATLIAEAWDLIRRRDREALRCLGGTAPVTRQSGKSRQVVLRRAVCRNLADAFHVLGRIAAVNDPASKAKYKALRAKGHRHCRSVRTVCDRLLSVACAILKKGELFDKEFKKPLEDIAV; encoded by the coding sequence ATGAAGAATCATGAATCTCTATTTTTTGCAGGCATTGACTGGGGGAGAAATTCCCACCAGGTCTGCGTTGTTGATCGCGAAGGTTCCGTCATCGGAGAAAAAAGCTTCAAGCACTCAGGAGGCGGTCTTTTGGAAATGGCTCAGTGGATGAGAAAGATCTCAGACTCTGAGGTCTGCGACATAGCAGCAGCTATTGAGGTAAACCACGGCCCTGTCGTGGAAAGTCTTGTTGAACAGGGCTTCCGGGTTTATTCCATAAACCCAAAACAGCTTGACCGCTTCAGGGACAGATTCTGCGTCTCAGGAGCCAAGGATGACAGAAGAGACGCCTTGGTACTGGCTTCGGCGCTTAGAACGGATCGTTATCACTTCCGCTTTATTGAACCCCAGGACCCCAATGTCATAATCCTGCGGGAATTCAACAGAACCAGAGAGGAGCTCACAGCAGAACACACCCGCTTGGTAAACCGTCTCCGCGGACTGCTCTTCAGGTATTACCCCCAGTTCGGCGAGCTTCTGGGCAAGAAGGTAAGCGCGTGGCACCTGGAACTATGGGAGCTTATGCCTTGTCCTGACTCTACAAAAGGAAAAAGAGTCTCAACGGTCAAGAACCTCCTCAGACGCAACGGAGTGAGGCGTTTTAACGCGAAGGAGGTGCTCAGGGTATTGCATGACAAGAAAATAGAATTAAACGATGCAACCACCGAGAGCTGCGTTTGGCACATAAGGAAAATCATTGAACGCATGAAAGTGATAGACCGCCAGATAAAAGAGACCGAAGACTCTATCAAACAGATTGTTGAGACCATGAACTCAAAACTCAAGACCGAGGGCCAAGGGCCAACCGACATTGAGATACTCATCTCCATTCCGGGGGTGGGACATGTAGTTCTCGCTACTTTGATTGCCGAGGCTTGGGACCTTATACGTCGTCGAGACCGCGAGGCGCTTCGATGTCTTGGAGGTACGGCCCCTGTAACGAGACAGTCGGGCAAAAGCAGACAGGTTGTTCTGCGAAGAGCGGTATGCAGGAACCTCGCCGACGCGTTTCATGTTCTGGGCAGGATAGCCGCAGTCAATGATCCGGCGAGCAAGGCCAAATATAAAGCACTTCGCGCAAAAGGCCATCGTCATTGCAGATCTGTTCGTACTGTATGCGATCGTCTTTTATCGGTTGCCTGCGCTATACTGAAAAAGGGAGAATTGTTCGACAAGGAGTTCAAGAAACCCTTGGAGGATATTGCGGTGTGA
- a CDS encoding SDR family oxidoreductase, whose product MKTVSVLGCGWLGEPLALSLKDAGFSVRGSARKPEGLPALSEKGIEPYLIDIAPEVNAERADEFFSSDVLFINFPPERRDDIETYHKKQIENLIEAIPGPRGKMVIFASSTSVYPNTNGVVREEDSLHPDKPSGKALLHVERLLMDNPEFDTTVIRFSGLMGYDRAPIKSIRRKKLVLNPDCPLNLIHRDDCIAIVRSVIDLDVRNTVLNATCDEHPTRREYYSREAQKYGIPPPLFETENPPQYKIVSNEKLKRTLGYRLIYPDPLAIP is encoded by the coding sequence GTGAAGACCGTCAGCGTCCTTGGCTGTGGCTGGCTCGGAGAGCCGCTCGCTTTATCTCTTAAGGATGCGGGTTTTTCGGTAAGAGGGTCGGCAAGAAAACCCGAGGGGCTCCCCGCCCTTTCGGAAAAGGGGATAGAACCCTACCTTATAGATATAGCCCCCGAGGTAAACGCGGAGAGGGCGGATGAATTTTTCTCTTCTGATGTTCTTTTCATAAACTTCCCCCCCGAGCGAAGAGACGACATCGAGACCTATCATAAAAAGCAGATCGAAAATCTCATCGAAGCGATACCGGGCCCCCGGGGGAAAATGGTCATCTTCGCCAGTTCAACCTCGGTCTATCCGAACACAAACGGAGTCGTGAGGGAAGAGGACTCCCTCCATCCCGACAAGCCGTCGGGAAAGGCTCTTCTGCACGTGGAGAGGCTTTTAATGGATAATCCTGAATTCGATACGACCGTGATACGTTTTTCAGGACTCATGGGCTACGACAGGGCTCCGATAAAATCGATCAGAAGAAAAAAACTGGTGCTAAACCCCGACTGCCCCCTTAACCTCATACACCGCGACGACTGCATAGCAATCGTCCGAAGCGTAATAGATCTTGACGTGAGAAACACTGTGCTTAACGCCACCTGCGACGAACATCCCACAAGAAGGGAGTATTACTCCCGTGAAGCCCAGAAATACGGAATCCCGCCGCCGCTTTTCGAAACGGAAAATCCCCCGCAATACAAGATAGTCTCGAACGAAAAACTGAAGAGAACACTCGGGTACAGGCTCATTTACCCGGATCCGCTTGCCATACCCTGA
- a CDS encoding DUF1289 domain-containing protein, which yields MGKTNSPCNGICIMDEDTGLCVGCLRTSDEIAGWEDYSDEQRAEVMREITQREAEQNQ from the coding sequence TTGGGAAAGACGAATTCTCCATGTAACGGCATATGCATAATGGACGAGGACACGGGGCTCTGCGTCGGATGTCTTCGCACAAGCGACGAAATAGCAGGCTGGGAGGACTATTCAGACGAGCAGAGAGCCGAGGTCATGCGTGAAATAACGCAGCGGGAAGCGGAGCAGAACCAGTGA
- a CDS encoding phosphoribosylaminoimidazolesuccinocarboxamide synthase codes for MRKTILSTEFIGFAEPTRGKVRDIYDLGKCILMIATDRISAFDVILPNGIPSKGEVLNRISEFWFRKTEHIIPNHMVSTDPEDFPDPFGDHAKVLSGRSMLVKKTDPLPVECVVRGYISGSGWEEYRKTGSVCSIPLGKGLVESQKLPEPIFTPSTKAEQGTHDENITFGEVRDMIGGGLAGRVRDTSIEIYTAAARIAEEKGVIIADTKFEFGIDRDTEELILIDEALTPDSSRFWPLENYAPGGPQMSFDKQFVRDYLKQTGWNRNPPAPELPPDIVRKTSEKYLEMLRLFRGG; via the coding sequence ATTCGCAAAACGATACTCAGCACAGAATTCATCGGATTCGCAGAACCCACCAGGGGCAAGGTAAGAGACATCTACGATCTCGGCAAGTGCATCCTGATGATAGCCACCGACCGCATCTCCGCCTTTGACGTGATACTCCCAAACGGAATACCCTCAAAAGGTGAGGTGCTGAACCGAATCTCGGAGTTCTGGTTCCGGAAAACAGAGCATATAATCCCGAACCACATGGTCTCGACGGATCCCGAGGATTTCCCCGATCCCTTCGGGGACCATGCCAAGGTACTCTCGGGCCGTTCAATGCTCGTGAAAAAGACCGACCCGCTTCCCGTGGAGTGCGTAGTGAGAGGCTATATAAGCGGCTCGGGGTGGGAGGAGTACAGAAAAACCGGTTCCGTCTGCAGCATCCCCTTGGGGAAAGGCCTAGTTGAGTCCCAGAAGCTTCCGGAACCCATCTTCACCCCGTCAACCAAGGCCGAGCAGGGAACCCATGACGAGAACATAACGTTCGGTGAAGTGCGCGATATGATAGGTGGGGGACTCGCAGGCAGGGTACGGGACACAAGCATCGAGATCTACACTGCCGCCGCCAGAATAGCCGAGGAGAAGGGAGTGATAATAGCCGATACGAAATTCGAGTTCGGGATAGACCGCGACACTGAAGAGCTCATCCTGATAGACGAAGCCCTGACGCCGGATTCCTCAAGATTCTGGCCCCTGGAGAACTACGCTCCCGGCGGACCGCAGATGAGTTTTGACAAGCAGTTCGTAAGGGATTACCTCAAGCAAACGGGCTGGAACAGAAATCCCCCGGCTCCCGAACTCCCACCCGACATAGTAAGGAAAACAAGCGAAAAGTATCTCGAGATGCTCAGGCTTTTCCGCGGAGGATAG
- a CDS encoding PIN domain-containing protein yields MLFADTSVWSLALRRDPSPEVPHVRRLRDALSGGEAVHTTGIVLQELLQGYRGPRAKAQIVERFTALALIVPARDDHIDAAELRNTCRHHGIQVGTIDALLAQLCIRHNLVMLTTDRDFSHISEWTPLQLWRA; encoded by the coding sequence ATGCTGTTTGCAGACACCAGCGTCTGGTCGCTTGCCTTGCGACGAGACCCGTCTCCCGAAGTACCCCATGTGCGACGCCTGCGGGATGCGCTCAGCGGCGGTGAAGCGGTTCACACGACCGGAATCGTGCTCCAAGAATTGTTGCAAGGCTATCGGGGACCAAGGGCCAAGGCACAGATTGTGGAACGTTTCACCGCCCTTGCTCTGATTGTCCCGGCACGTGATGACCATATCGACGCGGCCGAACTCCGCAACACGTGCCGCCACCACGGCATTCAGGTTGGAACTATTGATGCACTGCTCGCGCAACTCTGCATCCGTCACAATTTGGTTATGTTGACGACTGACCGTGATTTCAGCCACATCTCAGAATGGACACCGCTACAACTCTGGCGTGCCTAA